The sequence GGGGAGGAATGTGTCTGAGGAGGCAGGGAGCTGAGAAGCCTTCTGGAATCCCCCGGGCCTGCACCTAGCCCTGCCCCCAGCCCGGCCTGTCCTAGCCCTGCCCCCAGCCCGGCCTGTGGCTcagtcctccctcctccctgccggGGCACCAGGAGGACCCTCGGGGCTGGTTGCTGTGTGGCCATGGCccttcctcagagaggccttccctgaccacccttcAAAACCCCAGACTAGGCATTCTGGGTTCGACACCTCCCTGAGGGGTCGTCCTGGGCACTGGGCTGGGAGGCAGTGCCCCTGACCTCCACCCGCTAGTGGCCAGTGAACGCCTCTCTTCCCCGTGACGACCTTGGCATGGTTCCTGGGGGAATCACCCCGGTGAGAGCTGCTGTCCTGGGCCTCTTCCTCGGGTCAGCAgctccctgggggtggggaccaTGTATCTTGCAAACTGCAGGGCCCAGCGCCTGGCCTTGCCCAGGAGCACCGCCCCACCGCCTTCCCATAGCTACTTGCAAAGGTCATGGCCAGTGAAGGGCGGTGCTGGACCCCCCAGAAATTCAGGAGCCCCGAGTGCCTGCAGcgctgggctgggggaaggggacgaAGCTGCCCACAGGAGACAAGCCTGGGCCAGGCCCACGTACCTGGGACAGGAATTTGGATGCGTCACTTCCCACCCTGGCTTTTGAGGCCAGACACACCTTTGCCTCTGGGCATGTTTCAGCAGCTGCTGACGTGCCCAGCTGGCAGTGGCTGGGCCCAGGGAGGAGGCCCTGTTAGCGCCTGCGGCTGGGGACCCGGGCCACCTACCTGTGTAGGCCATCCCAGGCCCACAGTGGGCGTCACCGGGGTGCAAGCCAGTGGGTGCCCCCGCTCAGACCTCCAGGTTCACGCCTCTCTCCAGCACAGAGGCCGGCGGTCCCGGCGTTTGTTTACCTCACGCCTCCGCCCGCCGCGCCCCAGCTGGGAGCCTCTGGAGGGAGGGCACCTCCTCGCACTTGGCCTCTATTTCCCCGTCCGTGAAATGGGCTCACAACTGTCCTCCTCTCCGGGCTGCCACAGGGCCTCTGCGGTGCCTTGACAGGTGCTAGGCCAGCGGTCTGGACCCTCCCCAGGAGGCGGCCCCTCTCAGGCCGCAGTTCACAGGCGCTGGAAATGCCAGGCGGTGAGCTCCCTCCGCACGGCTGTCTGGCCGGCCCCTGCGGCCACCGCTGTGGAGCCTGGTGCCGGCGGCCGCCTGCTGACGCGCCCGTTGCCCGAGCCTGCCCTGCTGCGGGGTCACCTCCCAGACAGGtgggcaggcagggagccccCAACCCGTTTccaacagggggagcagcagcaaaAGGGTGGGTGCAGGGGTGCCCCATGTCCCCGAGTCGGAGCCCCCAAGGTGCAACGCGGTGCCAGCTtcgcttccctccccaccccttcctgggGAAGCCTGGCCTCCACCCGTGGAACTGGAGGATGGCTGCACCTCCTGAGGGGGAacaggctcagagggagaagggccaggagcaggggcaggtgcTGGAACACAGGCTGTTCCCAGGTCCCGCAGGGCCTCCCCTCATTCCTGTGCTGCCTTCCCTCGAGAGGGGGGCACCTGCACAGGGGCTCGGTCTGTGCCTGGGGTCAGAGGTCAGCTTGGGCTCAGACCCCGGCCTCTGCCCCAGCGGGCTTTGCTGCCTGTGCTCCGCAGTGTTCTCCACGGAACCTGAAAGCCCGCGCGGTCAGGCTGGAACACGTGGGCTCCCGGCCAGCCTGGCAAACCCTCCGGGTGCGCTGCGACCAGCCAGCTGGACGCTTTGTGTGTGCTTGGGACGGAAGTGCCGCCTTTCCTGTCACCTGGCTTAGTCCTCTGTACCCAGCCCCGCGGGAGGGGTGGGGCCAGAAGATGGGACAGTTTTGGGGGACTCCGAGCTCAGTGTCCCCCCCACTGGTGGCTGCCCCGCGTCAGCTGGCCCTCCGGGGTGCCTCCAGCCACATCCTGGGAAGGGGCCAGCAGGAACCTCCTGGGAgtctggtggggaagggggctggcCCACCAAGACCCTGCCCCAGGACGCATGGTCATCAGAAGGCTATGCCTTAGGCGTGCACAGGTGCAAACACCCAGGGGCTGGAACACTCCAGACCCGTGTTTGTGCTTTTTACATGTGGGTTACATCCCAATGAAAACAATCCAGaagtaaaatgacaaaataaagtgAGATATTGAGATAAACTGACATAAGtaaaaaatagggaaataataaaataaaagtgacaaaATGAGATCATAAAATTAGGTAAAATCAAGCAGAATGGGGAGCTGGCCCGGCCCTCCCAGGCTCCCTGGAGCACTGACTGTCTGAGTAAGGACGCCCGAGGCCCTGGGGCCCGGGACAGCGAAGTTGACCTCACGGTGAGGCTGCGCGCCCGCCATGACCTCCTGTGAGCCTCAGTCCGATCCGGGAGGGCCGGTGACTGCCCGTGTCTGGGATCAGAGGGCAGGCCAGAGCCAGGCTGGGGGGCCCGCCGGACTGCGCGGTTGGTGGGTCCCGAGCTTGCACACACCTGTCCCGACAGCTCCAGGGAAGGGAACCAGGCCTCCTCTGGACAGAATGGAGGGCAGGCTGGAGGGCTGGTGGCTGGAGCTCCTGGCCAGGTCGGGTCGGCCCTGACCTGCCGCTCACCCTGGCCGCCGTTCCAGGCCCGGAAGGAGGGTTTCCTGGTTTGGGGCTGGTTCCCTTCCACACACAATGCATTTCACGCTGGCCTGGACCTGCCTGGCCCAGAAACAGCTGctgtgggaggaggaggcggagggtCCTCCGGAAGGTGGCACTGCCCCACATCGCAGGGCCTCGTGGACCCGTGTCTGCGGTGGGCCTGCGGGGCGTGCTGGGGAAACACAGACACCAACCGGATGCTGCTGGTCACCATCACCTGCCTGGAAAACCTGAATGCGGACCCGTGTGAGACTGGGGTGGTCCCCGTACAGCTTCCTGTCACCTGCTCAGGACTCAAATCTGGTCCTATGACCTGGAGCCACAAAGTAACGacaacaatgatgatgatggtggtggtgacggtGGGGACGGCGGTGGTGGTGGAAGTGATGAGGTTGCGATGCTGGAGGTGGTGGTGCTGACAACGGTGGCGGTGATGGTGCCGGTGCTGGTGCATGCTGGCGTGCTAGGCCTTCCAGAGTGCCACACGCATTCTGAGCACGGCATGTGTTTGTCCGTTGAATGCAGACGACCCCAGCCCCGTGGGTGGCTTTACTTCGGTTGCCCCCGCTTCACAGCCAGGAGAGGGCAgctaagtaatttgtccaaggctACTCAGTCAAGAGGCAGAGAAACAGTACACACTCAGCTTGTGATCCTGATGTGGTACTGATGGTCGAGGTGACCGGAGTGGGGGCAGGAACAGGCACACATTCTTGAGCAGACACAGGCGGGCACAGGAACCCTGACCGGCACCACCTGCACAACAGCTGCCGCTCCTGGGGGCTGCCCTGGGCCTACTAAAGGGGCTGAGCCTGACAGTGTCCTCAGGTGCCAGGTCCTCCTGCTCGCCTCCCCACCTTTGTACTTCCTGACCTCTGGCCCTTCCCCAACCTGGAAGACCCCACAGGAAGCTTAGTGAACAATTTACCCCATGGGCAAGAGGCGAGGGGTCTGAGGGAGGTGGCTCAGCCCCCTTTAGCCAGCCTAGAAGTGGGCTGGGGACAGACAGGTGAACCTCTGGTCTAGGGCCTCTCCCACAGCTGCTGGCAGTGCCAGGCACAGCTCTTGGACGCCCCACAGTGGCTGCTGGGGACAGTGCAGGTGCCGTGAGGCTACCCCTAACGGAGGCTCTTGATATCTGCCGGCCCTACTGGTGAGAGGCCTACCTGGCTCCCTTCAGGGACCACGTGCTCCAAGGGGGGACCTGGGACTTCAGACAGCACGGTTTCTTAAGAGAAGGGCTCATCCAGATGTCACGGGGCACAGAATTTCCCCTTGAAGAACTTGGtcttgggggggtgcctgggtggctcagtgggttaaagcccacctgccttcggctcaggtcatgattccagggtcctgggatcgagtcccgcatcgggctctctgctcggcagggagcctgcttcccccttctctctgcctgcctctctgcctacttgtgatctctgtcaaataaaaaaaaatcttaaaaaaaaaaaaaaaagaacttggccTTGGGACTCTGCCCTAGTGGAAAGTGGAAAGGAGTGTGTATACCTGTTTGTGTCCTACAgtcttttttgtaaaaattgtgTTAACAATAAACATGAGGCACCCaactggctcagctggtggagggagactcttgaccttggggttgtgggtttgagtcccacgttgggtacagagattacttaaaaataaaatctttaaaataaaacacaagtgggacgcctgggtggctcagttggttaagcagctgccttcggctcaggtcatgatcccagcgtcctgggatcgagtcccacatcgggtttcttgctcggcaggaagcctgcttctccctctgcctctgcctaccattctgtctgcctgtgctcgctctctccccccccctctctctgataaataaataaaatctttaaaaaaataaaataaaataaaataaaataaaacacaagtaaCAAAAAATCTGCCGTGTTAACCATTTACGGGTACTGCTCAGTGGTACTGAATACATCAGGGACGCGCCACCATCCCTGCTGTCCCTCTCCGGGACTCATCATTTTGCAGAAccgaaactctgtccccattaaacataACCTAGTTCCCCTTCCGCAGACACCGGCCTCCACCACCCTCCTCTCCAGTTCTGAGGACTCCAAGCACCTCCAGAAAGTGTGACTGAGCAGGATTTGTCTTCCTGTGACTGGCGCATTCCACTCCATGAAATGTCCGCAAGGTTTCACTATATGCATGTGTCatgactttcttcctttttaaggcacAGTAACACTCCCTTGTACATGAAGACCGCACTGGTTCATGTGCTCATAGGCCAGTGGGCACAGGGGTTACTTCTGACTCCTGAGTGGCACTGCCGTGAACAGGTGTACAAACATCCCTTTGAGATCTCGCTTCTTCCGTGTATACACTCAACAGTGGACTTGCTGATCATCTAGTAATTCCTTTTAATTGAGGAGCCACCATGGTACCCCACGATGGCTGCAGACGTTGTATTTCTACCACCAAGGGTCAAGCGTTCCGGTTTCTCCACACCCATGCCAACAGTTGTCTCTGTTGTTGCCCTCCTAACGGGTGTGAAGTGCAATCTCATTGGGGTCTCGGTCTGCGTCTCCCTCGTCAGTGAGGTGGAGCCACACTCGCCCGCTGTGGAAGCAACAGCTTCCTGGCTGTTTgcacatcttctttggagaaatgtctacttttGATTCGGGTCGCTGGCTCTTCTGTTCCGTTCTTGTTCTCTATTCTGGATATTgatcccttatcagatgtataaTGTGCAATATTTCCTCCcactctgtgggttgcctttttacttcATTGATCTTGTTTTTTGATGtgcaaattttaagaattttcacGGGCTGCCATCTGTCTCGTTTTTGTCCATGCCTTTGGTCTCCTATCAAAATCACCAAGTCCAATACCATGAAGCTTGTGTTCTACGTTTTCTTcgaagaattttatagttttgggccCTTGATCCACTTTAATTTTGTATCGGGGTGAGGCAGGGCCCGGCTTCATTCTCTTGCACGTGGATGTCCCGACTTCCCCTTTCACCGTTTGTTGAACAGACAGATCTCTGCCCCGGTGTGGTCTCGGCAGCCCGGCGGACAATCGTGGGACCACACGTGCGGTGTATCCCCGCTCTCTACCGCGCCCCGTGCTCCGAGGAGACCCTCTGCAGACCTGCCTCCCTTCCCGCGCTCTGGGCTCCAGCTGCCTCCGCCTCCCGCCTCCCGGCTACAGAATCTCGCCCTGACCAGGCCGAGCCGCGCCGACGCACGTGCAGCCCGGCCGGCCGTGGGAAGCCCCGACCACGAGCAGGTCACGTCCGTGCACGCGTGGGGCGGCCCGCAGGCCCACGGAGTGACCGCCCAGCGGGGGCGGCCTCAGCCGGACCtcaggggaaggggcagcagaCGCCCTGCTCCCAGCACGGCCCTGCAGCCCGCGTTCCGGCCAGGCCCAGAGTGAGGCGGGCAAACGGTGCGTGCGGCGGGCTGGCCCGGCGGCGTGTCCTGGGCGCCCGCGGACAGCGACTCGGGCCAGGAGGCGGCGCGGGAGCCGAGACCGGGCAGGGCGAGGCGGGCGCGCGCACAAGCCCCGCAGCGCTCAGCTCCCGCAGCCCCTGCGCGCGCGGCCCGACGGGCCGGAGCCGAGAACGCCGCGGCGGAGGCGGGAGCCGCGGGGCCGCCACGCGCACTCCGGGGGCTGCGGGGCACCGGTCCGTCCGGCTCAgcgctgccccgcccccaccctcgcGGCGCCCCTCCCGGCGCCGACCTCCGTTTCCGACCGCGGGGGACGCCCGCACCCGCCGCAGAGGGGACCCGGCCCTGCCCGTCCgcgccgcgcccgccgccgcctgcCCACACGCCCTTGGGGTCCCAGCGCGCCGGGGCCGCGGCCACTTCCGCCGGCCAAGGGCCACGTCGCTGCTgcacgccccgccccgccgccccgcgcacggaggccccgccccctccgccggAAGCGGAAGTACACCCGACAGGCCGGCCGCGCGCGGCGCGTCGGGACCCGGAAGCACTCcccgaggccccgccccgcctccccaTATTGCTGCCGGGGGAGGCCGCGCTTCCTTTCTGCGCTCGCGCTCGTGGTGCCGCCAGCAAGTGCGTCGCGCGGCCGGGCGGCAGGGGCGGGAGACCCGGGCCGGGGGCGCGCGGGGGCCCGGGGGGGCGTGGGAGACCCGGGCCGGGGGCGCGTGGTGGGGGACCCGGGCCGGGGGCGCGCGGGGGGCCCCGGGGGGCGTGGGAGACCCGGGCCGCGGCGCGGGGAGGGGACACGGCCCGGCCTCACGGCGCCGCGGGGTCCCGCAGGCTCCCGCAGGCTCGCCCTCGCCATGCAGAACGACGCCGGCGAGTTCGTGGACCTGTACGTGCCGCGGAAATGGTGAGCGACCTCCGCCCCGAATCCCGCCGCCCCTGCGGCTCCCCCTACCCCGGCTCCCGCCGCCCCTGCGGCTCCCGCCGCTCACCGCGCCCCCCATCGCCCGCAGCTCCGCCAGCAACCGCATCATCGGCGCCAAGGACCACGCGTCCATCCAGATGAACGTGGCCGAGGTGAGCCGGGCGGCGGAGGGCCAGTCCCTGCCGGGAGGACGCTCCCAGGGCGGCCCGCGGGGTCGGTCATCCCGGGGGCCGCGGTGTGGGGCGGGACCGCCCGGCGGTCTCCGTGACAGCCGGCGCCCACTTGCAGGTCGACAAGGTGACGGGCAGGTTCAACGGCCAGTTCAAGACCTACGCGATCTGCGGGGCCATCCGCCGGATGGTGAGTGCGGCGCTGAGAGCCCGCGGGGTCCACGTGCGGCCGCCGGCCTTCCTGGGGTGCggcgggggttgggggctgggaaAGGGCCACTCTGGCCCCTAGAGGACCCCCTCCCTCGCCGGGCGGTCAGAGGGGAGGCCGAGGGCGAGCGGGCCGAGCTGGGCCGCCGCGGGGGCAGAGGAGACAGCCGGCCCTGCTTCTTCCAGGGCGAGTCCGACGACTCCATCCTCCGACTGGCCAAGGCCGACGGCATCGTTTCCAAGTAAGTCAGGGCTGCGTGCGGGCGCAGAGGCCCGGCCTTTCCAGGAACGCGGCTCTAATGCTGTCCTTTTGTCCTAGGAACTTCTGACTGGAGAGACCACAGAAGCGGGGGGTTTGTCCTAAATAAACAGTGAAACCCACTTGTGTCGGTCTGTTCTGGGACGGGCTGCGCTCCCCTGGCACCAGGGTCGGGGCGGTGGCGCTTGACGAGGAGGGGCCGCTCAGCGGAAAGACCACCAGCCCACGGAGGACGTTGCAAAACCACGTTTTACTTGGAACCAAACACATTACTATTTGCACACACGTCGTGACATGACGGCACAGTGAGGTCGGGGAGCCCGGCGCGCACGTTCAGTCCACAACCCACAACCCCTACGAGCGCGGAGAGCGTCCGGCCCTGAACCTGCCGCGGGTTCAGGCGGAAGTCGGCTTCAATACTGGCTTTGCTGTGGTGACCGCGGAGTCCCACAGGACAGCAGCTTTTCGCATGGGGGACACCAGGACACGCCAAGGGAGAAGTTCCTGGTTGTCCGTGAACACGTCAACAGGTCACGTCTTTGTGGCTCTAAGGTTGCCTGGAAGTTCCCCGGGACACATGTCCTCAGACGTACACTTGGGGGTGGGTTCCTTGCGGCACTTGTGACCCGAAATACCCTTGAGACACAGGTGGCGGGGCAGGTTGCTATCCAGAGGGGAACCTGCACCCTCCCCTTGGGTTTGTAGGGGCTAAGGGGCGGCGCTGAGGACAGGGAGGTGCTCCACCATAAATGAGGTTGGAGCGCTGACTGGGCTTTGGCATTCGTGCTGCCTGGAGAGGAGGAACAGGTGGCCTGTGGGCGGACGTGGGTGCCCTAGTGCCGTGGTGAGGACGGGGGTCTCCCTTTCGCAGAAGCACCAGTTTGGTTTGCAGGAGAATGGGTGGGGCTGTAGCCTGGGCCCTGTGACCGGTTCGTAGGACAGCAGTAGGGGAGCAGCTCAAGAGCCCAGCCGACATGGTCATCGCTGATAGCAGCTGACCCAAGGTGGGAAACTCCTTGGTTCTTCAGTGTTTGGTGGGGCAGCACACGGGAGAACCAGGTCACAGAGTGTGCAGGAGGGACATAGACCTGGGAAAGCAGAACACGGGCCCTGGTGGGCATGAGGGGCACAGGCTGCACACAGGTGACTGCCATTACCCAGTGGACTCCCTTCATGACAGCTGGGCCTATAGCTCCTGCCTGGGAAGAACCCCTGTGAGCACTAACCCCCTTAGGGAGGTGGTGCCATGGGGTGCAGGGCCATGGGGGAGCCCATGTCCTGCCCGCTTGAGGACCAAGTGTGGTTTCAAGTCACAACTTCAACAGATCTTGTGTAaccatttttcttcccttaagaCCCACAGAACCAAATCGCAAGTAGCAATAAATACGCTTTTTCTCCGTCACAATATTGCTTAGGAAGATCAAGAGCCAAGAGCAAGCAATCCAGTCATCCTGAAGGTCCAGAGTGTCGTAGGCAAACAGGGCTTCCGGCGGGGAGGTGAGGGTCCCCAGGGACAGGCCAGTGTCTGTGCCGAGGCCCTCTGGGTTGTATGACACTCGCCACCAGGATTTCACAGTGACACGATGCTCAGAAGAGTAGCAAATGAGAGAAACCGGAGTCTGCTCCGGTTGGCTTAATGTAATGCCAGAGCTCCACCTGTGGATGCAGGGGGAGGCGGGCGGGCATCCGCAGAGGGGCTGCTGGGCGGGAGGGTGCCAGGCCGACGGGCTGTGGGGGTGCATCCCCGCAGCCCAGCCCAAGGCTTCATTACATTAACTTCAGCAACGTCCGTGTgttggggagggtgtgggaaCCCGGGTCTTCACTGGTGGTTCGTGGAAGACGCAAGGGTGTCGCGGAGCCGGGCTGGCCACTCTCAGGCACGTGGCAAAGAACACAAAACCTCCCACCTTGTTCCTGCGGACACACTGACAGGCTCTCAGGAATACACGGGCACAGTGTGCCTTGGAACAGAAATAGTGCCCCTGCAAGGCCGCGAGGGTGTGGCGACAGTGGCCTCAGTCACAGAGGGCAGGCGAGTCCCCGCCAGGCGGGTGCCCCAGCTGGGTGCCGAAGTGGGGCCTGGTGGGCGTGCGCTGCCTGCAAACACCTCCTGGGCCCACGCGGGCGCCTGCACCGGGGCTGTGTGGGCAGCGGGGCCGGCCTTGACTAGAACTGCTGCGTGAGGCGTCGGTAATGAGGTAACACCTGGCTCTCGGGAAGGTAGAGTGCGAGTTCCAAGGCCACCAGCACCGTGAACTCGAACCCAATCAGATCCCGTCTGTTGAATCGGAAcctttcttccagcttctgcATTGAAAAAGCGAGGTGGTTACGCGCGAGGCCCGGCTCTGGCTCCCGCCCAGGGCAGCGGGTGTGGGCCTGGCTCCCGGTCCCCAGCGTTCCCGGAGGGCAGCctggtctgggggaggggggcgtaCTCACATCGATGAGCTGCTTCACCTCACCCCTGCGCAGATCGCTGCTGATCTTGGCTGCGAGCAGCACGCACGCGCCGGCGCACAGCTTGCGGTTCTGCTTGTTCAGTTTGCCCTGCAGGACCAGCTTCTCGAAGTACACGTACGCCATGGACACGGTCACGGGCTCCAGGCTGCACTCCTCAGAAA comes from Mustela nigripes isolate SB6536 chromosome 7, MUSNIG.SB6536, whole genome shotgun sequence and encodes:
- the RPS21 gene encoding small ribosomal subunit protein eS21, translating into MQNDAGEFVDLYVPRKCSASNRIIGAKDHASIQMNVAEVDKVTGRFNGQFKTYAICGAIRRMGESDDSILRLAKADGIVSKNF